The stretch of DNA GGTATCCCTATTCACACAACCCGTTAAATTATTTTCGACCGTCAGTATATAATCGCCAGGACATTCAATGGTGGTCATTAGGCTATCCGTTGTGCCTGGCAAACAAGGGCCAGACCATTGGATCGTGGCATTTGCTGGGTCAATATTGGTATTGCCAAATAGGAGAATCGAATCCGTATCACAAAAAAACACTTGATTATCTCCTGCATTCACAAAGGGTAATGCATCCGCTCTACTCACGACTAGGGTTGAGGAGTCTCGGCAACCACTGAGGTTATTTTCAATAATAAGTCGAAAAATACCTGCATCATCCACCGTTAGCGTCGGCGAGGTATTTTGAGCAGGAAGGCTCCCTGCCAAGGCCACCCACCGATAACGAAAAGCTGGTCCTGCTGAATTGCTGCCGCCCCCTAAGGTCAAGGTGGGGTTATCGCAGGTAATACTGGTATCTGCGCCGAGGTCAACCAAAGGTAGGTCGATTGCATTAACCACGTCAATACTCATCGTATCTGTACACAAACTAACCAAGTCGGTCACCATCAAACGATAGGTACCAATTTGGTTAACTGTAGGTTGGGGCGTATTTTCATCAGCCAATATGCCTGGACCGTCCCAACGGAAGGCAAGTCCTCCGCTAGAGCTAGAGGGGCCTCCATCGAGTGTAATTTGTGGAAAGCGGCAAGTCAGGGTATCCGGTTCGCTAATGGCAGCAAGGGGTATTTCCAATTCCGCATTTACAACTACACTATCAATACTCACACATTGGTTGGAGGTATTTCTTATCTCCAAATAATAGGTACCAGGGCAATTGACCGAGATTTGTTCAGCATTTGGGTCCGTTTGGATACAAGGGCCTTGCCATAGGTAGGAAAAATCGGGACCTACGGACGAACCTTGGCTAGTTAGGGTATCTTCCGTAAGGGCACAGGTAATGGTAAAACCATCTCCAGCTTCAGCCACAGGAAAACCCACATCCTGGTTGACCACGACGGTCACTGTATCTGCACATTGGGTGAAGGTATCCACTACGATGAGGGTATAATTCCCTGGGGCATCGACTTCCACGTTAGATCCAATTGGAGGAGAAACAAAATGCCCCTGCGAGCTGGTCCAGAAATATTGTATATCGGGGCCTACGGTGGCATTGCCAATGGAGAGGTTTATGCTAGGGTCTTCACAAGTTAAGGTAGCTGGAGGCAGCACCTCCGCAACGATATTGTTGAGGGTGTCTTGCACGACAATAGACGCTGCGTTCTGACAGCCTGTGCTCAAATTAGTTATTTGTAATTCATAGGTGCCTGTCGCATCTATGGTTGGGGTTGGGGTACCCTGGCCATCTTGGATATTTCCGCCGTTACTGGCCTGCCACAAGAGGTCAAAATTGGCGCCCTGGTCAGCAGCCGAGGCGTCCAGGACAAGGGTGGTTTGTGCGCAATTTAACAGGTCTGGTGGGGTGATAGCCACATTTGGAGGAATGATATCTTGCCCTACAGTTACGGTTGAGGTAATGATACAACCATTGAGGATATTCGTAACGACCAGGGTGTATAAACCCGGTTCAGTTACCACCAAAGTCGGTGAAATGGCTCCGCCAATGGCCGTTCCACTGGTATTTAACCAAACATAGATAAAGGCTGGGCCAGTGGAGGTGTTTCCTCCGCCGAGCGTAATGGAAGGAACAGCGCAGGTCAGCAAGGTATCGGGGCCAGCATCGGCGATAGGTAAGGCATTATCCGTTCCAATGAAAACTTCATCTATGGTCTCGCAGCCATTGCGCGAATTGGTCACCCTTAAACGATAGGTGCCTGGCGCATTGATCTCAGATTGTATTTCCGTATTAGCGCCAATGATTTGCCCATCTGTTGTTTCCCATAGGTAAGTAAATTCAGGGCCAGTCGAGGTATTTCCGCCACCTAATATTAACTGTGGAAGGCTACAACTCAATTCGCCAGGCAGCCCAGCGTCAGCAATTGGAGCCTCCCTGTCTTCATAAACGATAATGGTGTCTTTCATCACACAGGAAGTCCCATTTTCACTTCTGCTGATCGTCAATACGACCGTATAAGCCACTGTTATGGTCAACAACGGCGAGCCCCCCAGGGTATTACCATTCAAATCTTGCCAATTAAAGCCAATGCCTCCGACAGGTGTGGAGGCCGAGGCATCCAAGGTTATCCCATTATTATAACAGGTAATGGTATCGGGAACAGGGATATTGATTTGCAGGTCCAAAACCCTTAGATTGAGGTTGACGATACTATCACAATTACGCGAAGAAAGCAATTGTACCTGGTAAATGCCCGTTTCAGTAAATAAACTATCGCCTACCGCAAAGGCTTCTCCCGGACAAATCAGCTCAGTTAAATTGGTAATAAGTGGTTGCAATACTTCTAAAGATAAGTTGACAATACTGTCGCAACCAAAGGCAGTTTGTAAGGTATCGGTGTAATTTCCTTGTATCATATAGGCCGTATTCCCCACCAGAAAAGAGTCCCCTTCGCAGATGGTTCTATTCAGGTTTTCTACAATCGTTGTTACCACCGACAAATCCAGGTCAACAATGCTATCGCAGCCCGCAAAGCTTTGTAAATCAATCACGTAATGGCCTTGATCGTGGATGATGCTATCTCCTACCATGATACTATCACCCTCACAAATCCGCTCTATCAAAAAGGTAGTATCTGGGGGGGCTTCGATCTGGATATTGATACAATTATCACTTAGATTTCCGCAAAAGAGTGGAAAAAAGCTATTGAGGTTACGATTTAGGCTATCAATGGTCAATGCCCCAATCGTAAGGGAGAGGCTATCGACCTGAGTAGCGCGATAAGACAAGCCACAGATTTGATAATGTCCCGCAGGAAAAGCTTGAAAATCTGGCATGGTGTCAAAACCTATGACTACGCTATCCTTGGCCAGCAAATAGGTGTAGTCGTATTCAGCGGTATCGGCCACCCCAGCACTAAAAAACGGATCGGGATCAATCAACAGAGAGCTATCTCCTTCACAGGCTAAAACATTTGGTGCTCGCAGCTCCCCTCCTATGCCAAAGCAACAGTCCACCCCTCGGCTATCACAAAAAATGAGTCGGGCGAAGAGTATCGCACCGCTATTAAAAGGAGATGGACTATTCTTATAGTTAAAGGTCCAAACGCCATTTACAGCTCCGGTAGTGAAGTTTTCCAAATTGCCATTAAAGGGGTAATAAGCACCTGTATACAAAAAACCAGCGCCAAAATCGCTGGCTTGGTCATTATCCCAACGATCGAGGAAGCTGCTATCAGGCATGGCTGGTTCGGTAGAAGGGATAAAGGAAATATCCCAGGTAGTGCTGATAGTGGTGCCAAATTGCCCCGTATTGGGTCCTATTAATTGCACGGTCTGTCCCCCTGGCGAAGTCAATGACAGTTCAAAATATTCGACAAAAGTGTGTTTAAACTTCAACTCAATCCCACAAAGGCCTTGGGCAGGATCAGCAAGGTTATCATTTACAAAATCCGCTATATTAAGGGAAAAACTTCCATTTGTATCTGGATCAATAAAAACAGTATCGGTTAAGCCACAGCTTTGTCCGACAGCCAGAAAAGGAAGCGTTATGATATGCCACAAGATTAATATACGTCGCATAAGGATCGTACCGACAGTTTTTGGGATATTTAATTTCAGAACGACAAAGGTTGCTTAATCTTTATACAAAGGTAAACAATTAACGTGCCTAAGTCAGCATTATCTGCTATTTTCCTGACAGCTTTTGGTTAATAAAAAGTGAAAAAGCTTGTTGATATTGACCTTTTTGTAATTATGGCGTTATCTATATTTAGGAATGAGTTCCAAATAAAATATACATCTTGACTTGTTCTTTTCCCCTCTGGCCGCGTTGAAAAAAGATTCGCGTAACTAGGCTATGCTCATTTTTTTCGCCTTGCCAGAGGGCAAAACTCCTTCGTCAATCTTGTATACCTTATTTAAACCTCATTCCTTAGCATGCAAGTGCAGAATAATTATCTTTGTTGAAAATAATCTAATTATGAAAAAAGTTTTGCTTTTAGCTTTTTTAAGCACCGCTCTTATGATAGGCTTAAGCGAAGATGCTTTTGGCCAACGTTCAGGTAAACGTTCCTCTACGGATGAATATTTTGATGAAAGTGGCGGCTTTCAGCATCGCTTATGGTATGGTAGCCATGTCACCCTAGGATTTCAGGGAAATTCAATTAGCAGCACCTTTCAGGCTGGCTTGGCTCCGATGATAGGTTATAAGATATTTGATGCGCTATCTATTGGCCCAAGGGGCTCCCTACTTTATTACAATTACCGTCTTGATCAGGGTGCTGGTGTTGAAAAGTTGAGTACCAATGCCTGGTCTGTTGGCGGGTTTGTCCGGTTCCGGCCGGTAGAGACTTTTTTCGGTCAATTAGAGGCCAATCTGGTCAATGAACCCAATACGATTATATGGAATAATATTGAGCAAAAATTGGATGTTACGCGAAGAGAACGTTCAGCTATCAATATTGGTTTGGGGTATACGAGTACGGGTGGTGGACCGATTGCTTTTGAAGCTATTATTTTATACAATGTCAACCCGCCTAGCAACCAGCTCAGTTCTCCGCTGGATTATCGTTTTGGGTTGACTTATAATTTTTAAGAGGGCTTCTTTGTTTTTTTTTGGACGTGGAGGAGTGGAGGTCGCGGAGTTTTTTTTGGACGTGGAGGTAATGGAGGGCTTTGGATGGTGCTTCTTGTTTCTAGGGTTTTAGTTACGCGGAGTTACACAGAGGAGTGGAGGTCGCAGAGGTTTTTTTGGACGTGGAGGTATTGGAGGGGTGGAGGTATTGGAGAAAAGGTCTATTTCCTCTCCTCCATTGCCTCTAAACATCCAATAACTCCACGTCCAAACACCTGCAATAAGCGGGGTAACCAATAAGCCCATGCTTGCTAAAAGGCCACCTTCATTCCCAGCAAGAAATTGGTTCCTGCCTGCGGATAAAATCCCTGATCCACGAATACCTCATTGCCATACTGGTAGCGATAAGACCAGGCATTGGCTTCATACAGTTCGTTGGTAATGTTTCGAAGAAGTAAATTCAGGCTTATTTCTTTCAGCCAGTTGGTCTGAATGGTATATTTTATGCTCACATCACTAAAAAAGTAAGGATCAAGTGTATTGCCTTCTCTGTCGCCACTATTGTCGATATACTGGCGGCTGATATATTTGGCCATCAGGCCAAACTCCAGCTTTTGTTGCTTCTGCTGTAGTGCTTTCCAACTGAGTTGCGCACCTGTAATAATAGCGGGTGAAAAAGCCAGATTCGTATTTTTCCGCTGCACGGGCTGTTGACCTAACCAATTGAACGCCTCATCGTACTGGTCCAAGTATTCGGTAAAGGCTTTTACCTTGTTTTCACTCAAGGTGGCATTAACATCCAGCCATAATTGCTTGTTCAAGGCCAAAGCTCCTACCAATTCCAAACCTGCGCGAAAACTGTTATCGACATTTACCCGAATGTATTCCCCCACATCATTGATCTGGCCATTTAGGACCAATTGGTCTTTGTAAGCCATATGATAGAAGTTAGCACCGAAGGCAGATTGTTTGTTGCGCCAGCGATAGCCCAACTCTGTATTATAGAGGCGTTCGGGTTTTGGGACCGCACTGATGGGGTTTTCGGTATAATCATTGCGATTGGGTTCGCGATTAGCTACAGCGAAAGAAAGGTATAATTCCGATTGTTTATTTACCTGGTACCACAAACCTGCTTTAGGGTTAAAAAATCCGAGTGCTGCCGATTGTTCTACCCTTTCCAGTTGATCATTAAACCCTAAAAAGCGATAATCTACTCGTCGGTATTGGAGGTCAAGGTAAGCATTTAAGCCCGCTGCCAGGGTATAATTAAGCTTGCCATAGAGGTGGAAATCATGTTTTAGGGCATCGTTTTCATAGTAGCGGTCTCCCCATTCACTCTCAGAGGCAAACCGTGCCCAAATAACCTCTCCAAAATGCAAACCATCATATCTATTATAGCCACCTCCCAGGGTCGTTGTAATGCTTTTATCGTTCGTTTGGTGCTGCAAGGAGAAGGTGCCACCATAAAAGTCATTATCGAGCCACCGCCGTTGAATGAGGTCTGAATTACTGATGGTCGTCCCCCCCAATTCCAGGGGTGTAAGTTGGAAGGAAGCCATGTCCGCCTCCGCCTCATAGTTTTCAAAGTAGCCGCTCCCTTTGGTGTAGTGCAAAGCCATGCTCAATTGCCAATCCGACGACAATTCGCTATCGTACAGCAATTGATAATGCGTTTGCCGATAATTATCTACTTCATTTTCATAGGGTTCTCCTTCTTTTGCCGTTCCCGCTGAATTAAAGGTCCTGGTTTTAGGGTCATCAATGAGGTCAGCAGGAATGCCATTCCAAGCTTGGTAGGTGATTTCATGGCCGGAAAACAAATTAAAGCGCAAGGAGCTTTTCTTACCAATATAGGCCCCCGACAAATAATAGGCGTTCAGATCGGCCCATCCACGATCAATATAGCCATCGGATGTAATCCTGGAGAGGCGTCCATCCAGGGTAAATCTGTTGTTGAGCAAGCCAGAGCCAAAGGTTACATTGCGTTTGAAGGTGTTAAACGAGCCAGTTCCCAGATTGACGCTGCCATATGGCGTTTCATTGAGTTTAGCGGTATTAAGGTTGATGGTAGCGCCAAAGGCCCCGGCGCCATTGGTAGAGGTTCCGACCCCACGCTGAATCTGCACATCATTGGTAGAAGTGATAAAATCGGGTAAATCGACCCAGAAAGTGCCCTGTGATTCTGCGTCATTGAGCGGAATACCGTTGATGGTCACATTGATGCGGGTAGGGTCGGAGCCACGGATGCGAATGCCGGTGTAGCCGATGCCCGTGCCTGCATCAGAGGTCACCACCGTTGAGGGGGTCCAGCGGAGCAAGTAGGGCACATCTTGGCCGAGGTTTCGCTTTTCCAAGGTTTCCTTGGTGACATTGGTGTAGGTCATGGGGGTTTTTTCTCCAGCGCGGGTGGCGGTAATGGTCAAGCCTTCCAGGTTGAAGAAACGCTCCGACAATTGCAAATTCAGGTCCATATTTGGTTGATCGGGACCGACGATCAGCGGTTGTCGAAGGGATTGATAGCCGACATAGGTGAGGACCAGGGTGTAGGTTCCTGCGTCCACTCTATCGATCGTAAAGACGCCTTTTTCGTCTGTAAATCCACCTTGTTGGGTTTCTATAATCAAGACATTAGCCCCTACCAGCGGGGTACCTTGTGCATCCGTCAAGTTCCCCCGGATAGTCGTTTGTGTTTGTGCCCATAGACACAAAAACAGTAAGAAAAGCAGGTTTAAAAAACGCATAGAAAGACATTAAAAAATGGCAAAATAGCTACCCGAGGGGTGTGGATAGCACCTGAGTATCACCCATATAACCCAGAAATAACGGCGCTGCGTCCGGACTTCTACGTTAAGAGCATGTTTGGAGGTCACCCTTTATTCACGGCCTTTATAGTGATTTATGGTGTTCATGAATCTCCCAAGGTCGATTTGGGCCAAAAAATGTCTCTTTTTCGCTGATACTTCGTTGCTTTTTTTGTCCGTACCTAAGGGTATGCACTTCAAAAAGCGCCTCGTTTCATCAAAAAATTGCCACTTTTTACCTCCAAAAGCGACCTCCAAACATGCTCTAAGCGATACACCATTGAATGATGGAAATCAATCACTCCCTTCCCGGCATTACCCGGGCAGGTTCAATGGGTATAATCTCAGCCTGTTAAGTAAGGCACCCCAAAAGAGATGGAGCAAAGGTATAGATTTAATTTTTTCTTTCCTAGGTTTTTTAGATAGCGATGGGTGGGGACGTGGAGTTATTGGAGGGAAAGAGGTATTGGAGTTTTTTTGACGGCCTTAAATAAAAAGTTTTTGATTGAAAACAGAGCTATATAGTTGGAGCTTTACAACAGCCAGGATGTGGCAGATCCCTAGCTGGAGCTCGTGGACCAGGGGCGCAGCGACATAAGAGGCATTGAAATTGCCATTGAAATTGGCATTGCCATTGAAAACAGAGCTATATAGTCGGAGCTCGTGGACCAGCGGCGCAGCGACATAGGAGGCATTGAAATTGCCATTGAAATTGGCATTGCCATTGAAAACAGAGCGATATAGCTGGAGCTATACAACAGCCAGGATGTGGCAGATCCATAGCTGGAGCTCGTGGACCAGCGGCGCAGCGACATAGGAGGCATTGAAATTGCTATTGAAATTGGCATTGCCATTGAAAACAGAGCTATATAGTTGGAGCTATACAAGACAGGGAAATTGATTCACATTTTGATGGTCATTGTCTTGTCTTCTTCGACTATCGCAATGGCTTTAGCTAAGCGTTGGGGGCCTTGGCCCGCTATGATTGCGTAGGGCAAATGTAACTGGTCTAATGCTGTTTGGTACAGGGCGAAAAGGGCTTCCCTGTGGATGATGTCGGCATGTTCCCGCAGTGGGTCGGCTTCCCAGGGGAGATCGGGGCTACAGAGGAGGTAGAGGTGAGCGGGATTTTTTAAGAGTTGTTGCTTGATCCAGGGATGAGAACGGCCATATTTATACAAGCCCCAGACGTGAATGACAAGCAAGGAGGTGTCGCAAAAAAGGAGTGGGGGTTTGGCCTGTGCCTTTTCTATTTCTCTCTGGAGCTGGCCACGAGCGATGTCGATTAAATCTGCTTCCAGATAGGGCCGGTTTAAGTTTTCAAGAAAAAAACGGGCATATTCGGGTAGCCAATCTGCTTGAAAATGATTAGCCAATTGTTGGGTTAAAACAGTTTTA from Saprospiraceae bacterium encodes:
- a CDS encoding ATP-binding protein — translated: MMMRKIVLTGPESSGKTVLTQQLANHFQADWLPEYARFFLENLNRPYLEADLIDIARGQLQREIEKAQAKPPLLFCDTSLLVIHVWGLYKYGRSHPWIKQQLLKNPAHLYLLCSPDLPWEADPLREHADIIHREALFALYQTALDQLHLPYAIIAGQGPQRLAKAIAIVEEDKTMTIKM
- a CDS encoding TonB-dependent receptor, with translation MRFLNLLFLLFLCLWAQTQTTIRGNLTDAQGTPLVGANVLIIETQQGGFTDEKGVFTIDRVDAGTYTLVLTYVGYQSLRQPLIVGPDQPNMDLNLQLSERFFNLEGLTITATRAGEKTPMTYTNVTKETLEKRNLGQDVPYLLRWTPSTVVTSDAGTGIGYTGIRIRGSDPTRINVTINGIPLNDAESQGTFWVDLPDFITSTNDVQIQRGVGTSTNGAGAFGATINLNTAKLNETPYGSVNLGTGSFNTFKRNVTFGSGLLNNRFTLDGRLSRITSDGYIDRGWADLNAYYLSGAYIGKKSSLRFNLFSGHEITYQAWNGIPADLIDDPKTRTFNSAGTAKEGEPYENEVDNYRQTHYQLLYDSELSSDWQLSMALHYTKGSGYFENYEAEADMASFQLTPLELGGTTISNSDLIQRRWLDNDFYGGTFSLQHQTNDKSITTTLGGGYNRYDGLHFGEVIWARFASESEWGDRYYENDALKHDFHLYGKLNYTLAAGLNAYLDLQYRRVDYRFLGFNDQLERVEQSAALGFFNPKAGLWYQVNKQSELYLSFAVANREPNRNDYTENPISAVPKPERLYNTELGYRWRNKQSAFGANFYHMAYKDQLVLNGQINDVGEYIRVNVDNSFRAGLELVGALALNKQLWLDVNATLSENKVKAFTEYLDQYDEAFNWLGQQPVQRKNTNLAFSPAIITGAQLSWKALQQKQQKLEFGLMAKYISRQYIDNSGDREGNTLDPYFFSDVSIKYTIQTNWLKEISLNLLLRNITNELYEANAWSYRYQYGNEVFVDQGFYPQAGTNFLLGMKVAF